One segment of bacterium DNA contains the following:
- a CDS encoding uroporphyrinogen decarboxylase family protein — MLPRERVQAAFDHQPSDKVPIYQAGFSSWAGSIVLGREAYVGGGIQQYREARALWEGPDAHAEYIERSRQDAFDIADVLDLDLIRPSYWRMNEKPTKRLDEHTFFYGDENGTWRVMRFNPQTELYQVAARSPRPELTMDDLERSVAGDPPSADAYKPTPASWPDLTAAVERFPNRAIPGFGTGLCIPRETIWLEACVLRPDLVGKYLDRQLAHVPGNVAVMKEIGLKYLCGGGDFAGPLGPLYSPRVFHDLMAPRLKRITEICHEHGCYHGFASDGNLWPVAEDLFGYAEVDFFYELDRRAGMDLARLRQTFPHLTLWGGINSQTLHQGTVEDVRVETLTALEAAQEHTSMVIGCSNQIVAGTPPENIEAMLETMREHR, encoded by the coding sequence ATGCTGCCCCGCGAGCGCGTCCAGGCCGCCTTCGACCACCAGCCGTCTGACAAGGTGCCCATCTACCAGGCCGGGTTCTCGTCGTGGGCCGGCTCGATTGTGCTCGGCCGCGAGGCCTACGTCGGCGGCGGCATCCAGCAATACCGAGAGGCTCGGGCGTTGTGGGAAGGGCCTGACGCCCATGCGGAATACATCGAGCGCAGCCGCCAGGACGCTTTCGACATCGCCGATGTCCTCGACCTGGACCTGATCCGCCCCTCGTACTGGCGCATGAACGAGAAGCCAACAAAGCGGCTGGATGAGCACACGTTCTTCTACGGCGATGAGAACGGCACGTGGCGGGTGATGCGGTTCAACCCGCAGACCGAGCTGTACCAGGTCGCGGCCCGGTCGCCGCGGCCCGAACTGACCATGGACGACCTGGAGCGCAGCGTCGCCGGGGACCCGCCCTCGGCCGACGCCTACAAGCCCACGCCGGCCAGTTGGCCTGACCTGACCGCCGCCGTCGAGCGCTTCCCGAACCGCGCCATCCCCGGCTTCGGCACCGGCCTGTGTATCCCGCGCGAGACGATCTGGCTGGAAGCCTGCGTGCTGCGGCCCGATTTGGTCGGCAAGTACCTGGACCGTCAGTTGGCCCATGTTCCCGGCAACGTCGCGGTGATGAAGGAGATCGGGCTGAAGTACCTGTGCGGCGGGGGGGACTTCGCGGGGCCGCTGGGGCCCTTGTATTCGCCGCGGGTCTTCCACGACCTGATGGCCCCGCGCCTCAAGCGCATTACCGAGATCTGCCACGAGCACGGGTGCTACCACGGCTTCGCCAGCGATGGGAACCTGTGGCCGGTGGCGGAGGACCTGTTCGGGTACGCCGAGGTGGACTTCTTCTATGAGCTGGACCGCCGGGCCGGGATGGACCTGGCGCGGCTACGCCAGACCTTCCCGCACCTGACGCTCTGGGGCGGCATCAACTCACAGACGCTGCACCAGGGGACCGTAGAGGACGTGCGGGTGGAGACGCTCACGGCGCTGGAGGCGGCGCAGGAGCACACCAGCATGGTCATCGGCTGCAGCAACCAGATTGTGGCCGGGACGCCGCCGGAGAACATCGAGGCCATGCTGGAGACAATGCGCGAGCACCGGTGA
- a CDS encoding polysaccharide deacetylase family protein: MSLPASPWPDGCRGALSLTFDDGNETQLKRAIPIMAERGLRGTFYMSPRGDQWRETLEQWRGAYDAGHEIGNHSLSHTCSRGFSDNPQAKGLETMTLQDIEDDVLEAERRLQEVFPTPDRSFCYPCFQNHVGEGLTRQSYTPVIAKHFSAGRGLGEVPNHPATCDLHYVWSWMIRGNTGMELMGMADQCANRGRWGIITFHGIGVGHLPVAEPDFIELCNHLALSKHIWVAPVREVAVAIREWRTQGSVPASSATPNSGG; the protein is encoded by the coding sequence ATGAGTTTGCCCGCTTCCCCGTGGCCCGACGGCTGCCGCGGCGCCCTGTCGCTGACGTTCGATGACGGCAACGAGACGCAACTGAAGCGCGCCATCCCGATCATGGCGGAGCGCGGCCTGCGCGGCACGTTCTACATGAGCCCGCGCGGCGACCAGTGGCGCGAGACGCTGGAGCAATGGCGCGGCGCGTACGACGCCGGGCATGAGATCGGCAACCACTCACTCAGCCACACCTGCTCGCGGGGCTTTTCGGACAACCCGCAGGCGAAGGGCCTCGAGACGATGACCCTCCAGGACATCGAGGACGATGTGTTGGAGGCCGAGCGCCGCCTGCAGGAGGTCTTCCCCACCCCCGACCGCTCCTTCTGCTATCCGTGCTTCCAGAACCACGTGGGTGAGGGCCTCACGCGGCAGAGCTACACGCCGGTCATCGCCAAGCACTTCTCGGCCGGGCGAGGCCTGGGGGAAGTCCCCAACCACCCGGCGACGTGCGACCTGCACTACGTCTGGTCGTGGATGATCCGCGGCAACACGGGGATGGAGCTGATGGGGATGGCCGACCAGTGCGCCAACCGCGGGCGCTGGGGCATCATCACGTTCCACGGCATCGGCGTGGGGCACCTGCCGGTGGCGGAGCCTGACTTCATCGAGCTATGCAACCACCTCGCCCTCAGCAAGCACATCTGGGTCGCCCCGGTGCGCGAGGTGGCGGTGGCGATCAGGGAGTGGCGGACGCAGGGGTCTGTCCCCGCGAGTTCGGCGACGCCGAACTCCGGGGGCTGA
- a CDS encoding glycoside hydrolase family 5 protein, whose protein sequence is MHTPTTAVVLAAFALLWAGCLQAQPTPPKVGDIVFQTDFETAASRDAWSKNPVAQWVQVEGRGQCLQVTVPADQANGSNMIQLPLDLKRFRGCRLVCECLAKAQDATKPPASYLGVKFMLHYASPASGQFWRNQDNVFGTFDWKKLEFVAPLADDVTAGDLSLGLQGSSGTVWFDDLKISVLKLPPPPRPQPPANPGPVFKGHNLPRLRGVMSPNEFKDEDLRVLTQEWHANVIRWQMTRRWGQAGTDRDLAEYDKWLNAELDDLDKVLEAGKRYGLKVVVDMHSPPGGRYENHEVAIFHEKLYQDHWIALWEQIARRYKGNPVVWGYDLINEPVQSAPPKEQGVGDYFDGQVKCATAIRAIDPNIPVFIESAEWDSPGAYREMQPVNLPNIVYQVHMYVPGEFTHQGVFNKDQKPVTYPGVINGTEWNKERLRSVLQPVREFQLAYNVHIYVGEFSAIRWAPGAAQYLSDVISLFEEYGWDWTYHAYREWDGWSLEHGPDKDNHQPTAEPCDRKQVLLGWFAKDEKPTF, encoded by the coding sequence ATGCACACACCCACGACCGCCGTTGTGCTGGCTGCCTTCGCCCTGCTGTGGGCCGGCTGTCTGCAGGCCCAACCGACTCCGCCGAAGGTGGGCGACATCGTCTTCCAGACCGACTTCGAGACAGCCGCGAGCCGCGACGCCTGGTCCAAGAACCCCGTGGCCCAGTGGGTGCAGGTGGAGGGGCGCGGGCAGTGCCTGCAGGTCACGGTGCCCGCCGACCAAGCCAACGGGAGCAACATGATCCAGCTTCCGCTGGACCTGAAGCGCTTCCGGGGCTGCCGCCTGGTCTGCGAGTGCCTGGCCAAGGCCCAGGACGCCACGAAGCCGCCGGCCTCGTACCTGGGCGTCAAGTTCATGCTCCACTACGCCTCACCCGCCAGCGGGCAGTTCTGGCGCAACCAGGACAACGTCTTCGGCACCTTCGACTGGAAGAAGCTGGAGTTCGTGGCCCCGCTGGCGGATGACGTGACCGCCGGCGACCTCAGCCTGGGTCTGCAGGGCAGTTCGGGCACGGTGTGGTTCGACGACCTCAAGATATCGGTGCTTAAGCTCCCGCCGCCGCCCCGACCCCAGCCGCCGGCGAACCCCGGCCCGGTCTTCAAGGGCCACAACCTCCCGCGCCTGCGCGGCGTGATGTCGCCCAATGAGTTCAAGGACGAGGACCTGCGGGTGCTCACCCAGGAGTGGCATGCCAATGTCATCCGCTGGCAGATGACGCGGCGCTGGGGGCAGGCGGGCACCGACCGCGACCTGGCCGAGTACGACAAGTGGCTCAACGCCGAACTCGACGATCTCGACAAGGTCCTCGAAGCCGGCAAGCGCTACGGCCTCAAGGTCGTGGTGGACATGCACTCCCCGCCAGGCGGCCGCTATGAGAACCACGAGGTCGCGATCTTCCACGAGAAGCTCTACCAGGACCACTGGATTGCGCTCTGGGAGCAGATCGCGCGGCGCTACAAGGGCAACCCGGTCGTGTGGGGCTATGACCTGATCAACGAGCCAGTCCAGAGCGCGCCCCCGAAGGAACAGGGCGTGGGCGACTACTTCGACGGGCAGGTGAAGTGCGCCACGGCCATCCGCGCCATTGACCCGAACATCCCGGTCTTCATCGAGTCGGCCGAATGGGACTCACCCGGCGCGTACCGCGAGATGCAGCCGGTGAACCTCCCCAACATCGTCTACCAGGTTCACATGTACGTACCCGGTGAGTTCACCCACCAGGGCGTGTTCAACAAGGACCAGAAGCCGGTCACGTACCCGGGCGTCATCAACGGGACGGAGTGGAACAAGGAGCGGCTGCGCAGCGTGCTGCAGCCCGTGCGGGAGTTCCAGCTGGCGTACAACGTGCACATCTACGTCGGGGAGTTCAGCGCGATCCGCTGGGCGCCGGGCGCGGCGCAGTACCTGAGCGATGTCATCAGCCTGTTCGAGGAGTACGGCTGGGACTGGACCTATCACGCCTACCGCGAGTGGGACGGCTGGAGCCTCGAGCACGGGCCCGACAAGGACAACCACCAGCCCACCGCCGAACCGTGCGACCGCAAGCAGGTGCTGCTGGGGTGGTTCGCCAAGGACGAGAAGCCGACGTTCTGA